A single Nitrospira sp. DNA region contains:
- the trmL gene encoding tRNA (uridine(34)/cytosine(34)/5-carboxymethylaminomethyluridine(34)-2'-O)-methyltransferase TrmL: protein MFDVILYQPEIPPNTGNIIRLCANTGARLHLVKPLGFTLEDKQLLRAGLDYHEWATLAVYETWEACLERFTGQRLFAVSTKGRQRYDLVRYAEGDVFVFGPESRGLPAEILGNVSDQQRIRVPMVPGSRSLNLSNSVAVVLYEAWRQAEFGQCR from the coding sequence ATGTTTGATGTCATTTTGTATCAGCCGGAAATTCCTCCCAACACCGGCAATATCATCCGGCTGTGCGCCAATACCGGTGCCCGTCTGCATCTGGTGAAACCGCTGGGGTTTACGCTGGAAGATAAGCAACTCTTGCGGGCCGGGCTTGACTACCACGAATGGGCCACGCTCGCCGTCTATGAGACCTGGGAGGCCTGTCTCGAACGTTTCACTGGTCAACGATTGTTCGCCGTCTCGACCAAGGGTAGGCAGCGGTACGATCTGGTGCGTTACGCGGAAGGCGATGTGTTTGTATTCGGGCCGGAAAGTCGCGGGCTGCCGGCGGAGATTCTTGGAAACGTCTCCGATCAGCAACGGATCCGCGTGCCGATGGTGCCTGGCAGCCGGAGCCTCAACCTGTCCAACTCGGTCGCGGTGGTGCTCTATGAAGCCTGGCGGCAGGCTGAATTCGGACAGTGCCGGTGA
- a CDS encoding bacterioferritin, whose product MNEQDTQRAVGILNRIMELELAGVVRYTHYALMIYGYNRIPIVSWLKGNADESLAHAHKAGELVTLLGGHPSLKIGTLLETEQHDVGDILRESLEHEKAAVASYYELLKLAEGKSVLLEEYAREMIVGEELHLDEVNKMLRKSGDVQAFRS is encoded by the coding sequence ATGAACGAACAAGATACGCAGCGCGCGGTCGGCATTCTCAATCGGATCATGGAACTCGAGCTGGCCGGCGTCGTGCGATACACGCATTATGCGCTCATGATCTACGGGTACAATCGGATTCCAATCGTCTCCTGGCTGAAGGGCAACGCGGATGAGAGCCTGGCCCATGCGCACAAGGCGGGCGAACTGGTGACGCTGCTGGGCGGCCATCCTTCCCTGAAAATCGGGACTTTGCTCGAAACGGAACAACACGATGTCGGGGATATTTTGCGGGAGAGCCTGGAGCATGAAAAAGCCGCCGTCGCCTCCTACTACGAACTGCTGAAGCTAGCGGAAGGCAAGTCCGTGTTGTTGGAAGAGTACGCCCGGGAAATGATCGTGGGTGAAGAGCTTCATCTCGACGAAGTGAATAAGATGCTGCGCAAATCCGGCGATGTGCAGGCCTTTCGTTCCTAA
- the ychF gene encoding redox-regulated ATPase YchF, whose product MSVKCGIVGLPNVGKSTLFNALTKSGIAAENYPFCTIEPNIGIVEVPDARMQALADIVTPQRMQYATTEFVDIAGLVAGASKGEGLGNQFLANIRETDGIVNVVRCFEDDNVVHVAGKVDPISDIATIVTELALADLTTVEKAQERNVKLIRSGDKDAVKLGDLLVQVVACLNEGKPARTMKLDPAQRALLKPLCLLTMKPVMYVANVSEKGFANNPLLTRVEEYAAKEGAPVVAICAALESEIAVLSDEEKQEFLADIGMKEPGLNRLIRAAYQLLGLQTYFTAGVKEVRAWTIHIGDTAPQAAGVIHGDFEKGFIRAEVIGYDDYIACKGEAGAKEKGKMRLEGKEYVVRDGDVMHFRFNV is encoded by the coding sequence ATGAGTGTGAAATGTGGCATCGTCGGACTGCCGAATGTGGGCAAGTCCACCCTCTTTAATGCGCTGACCAAATCGGGGATCGCGGCGGAGAATTATCCGTTCTGCACGATCGAGCCGAATATCGGGATTGTCGAGGTACCGGATGCCCGGATGCAGGCGCTGGCCGATATCGTCACGCCGCAGCGGATGCAGTATGCCACGACCGAGTTCGTGGATATTGCGGGATTGGTGGCAGGGGCCTCGAAAGGCGAAGGCTTGGGGAACCAGTTTCTCGCCAATATTCGCGAAACCGACGGGATTGTGAATGTGGTGCGTTGTTTCGAGGATGATAACGTCGTGCACGTGGCGGGAAAGGTCGATCCGATTTCTGACATCGCCACCATCGTGACCGAACTGGCGTTGGCCGACCTCACCACCGTCGAAAAGGCGCAAGAGCGGAATGTGAAACTCATTCGATCGGGTGACAAAGATGCCGTCAAGCTGGGCGACCTGCTCGTGCAAGTGGTGGCTTGTCTGAACGAGGGCAAACCGGCGCGGACGATGAAACTGGACCCGGCGCAACGGGCGTTGCTCAAACCGCTGTGCCTGCTGACGATGAAACCCGTGATGTATGTGGCCAACGTGTCGGAAAAGGGCTTTGCCAACAATCCGCTACTGACGCGTGTGGAAGAGTACGCCGCCAAGGAAGGGGCGCCAGTCGTGGCCATCTGCGCCGCCCTGGAATCGGAGATCGCGGTGTTGTCAGACGAAGAAAAGCAGGAATTCTTGGCCGATATCGGGATGAAGGAGCCGGGGTTGAATCGTCTCATCCGTGCGGCCTATCAACTGCTCGGGTTGCAGACGTACTTTACGGCCGGTGTCAAAGAAGTTCGCGCATGGACCATCCATATCGGCGACACCGCGCCGCAGGCCGCAGGCGTCATTCACGGTGACTTCGAAAAGGGCTTCATCCGGGCGGAAGTGATCGGGTACGACGACTACATCGCCTGCAAGGGGGAAGCGGGCGCGAAGGAAAAGGGCAAAATGCGGCTGGAAGGGAAGGAATACGTTGTGCGCGACGGCGACGTGATGCACTTCCGCTTCAACGTGTAG
- a CDS encoding family 20 glycosylhydrolase yields the protein MGRVGMLLCAMVMWAGWWGVGAAAEPSSRPSEETLRIMHFVLAETVSLERARGFVNEAQAAGFTAVQVLLTDGVQFDHAPWKPVKTAWTKAEFKSWADYARTHGLEVIPEVKLLTHQEKFFQRQYPGLMFNTVSYDPRKDATYAVVFPFLDELIEAMHPRAIHIGHDEAFGWTVGQVSKWLKLGEVMIPANLFLRDVVRVHDYLNKKGVATWMWADMVLSPTEFPGAQTRSLHGIADGYGKPLRDHLPRDIVMCDWHYDEQENFPSMAVMQGEGFRVIGATWKRESTTRKFSRYALARHAYGLMATTGVHAQQNDTDMIHWIIQASGALFRNPDAVVPPMPASGGSSEGKG from the coding sequence ATGGGCCGTGTGGGGATGTTGTTGTGTGCGATGGTGATGTGGGCCGGTTGGTGGGGCGTCGGTGCGGCGGCAGAGCCGTCGTCGAGGCCCTCGGAAGAAACCTTGCGCATCATGCATTTCGTCCTGGCCGAGACCGTGTCGCTGGAGCGCGCGCGCGGATTTGTGAATGAGGCGCAGGCAGCAGGGTTTACCGCGGTGCAGGTGCTGCTGACCGACGGCGTGCAGTTCGACCATGCGCCATGGAAACCGGTGAAGACCGCCTGGACCAAAGCCGAGTTCAAGTCCTGGGCCGACTATGCTCGCACCCATGGCTTAGAAGTCATTCCAGAGGTCAAGCTGCTCACGCACCAGGAAAAATTCTTTCAGCGTCAATATCCGGGCTTGATGTTCAATACCGTGTCTTATGATCCGCGGAAGGATGCGACCTATGCGGTGGTGTTCCCGTTTCTTGACGAACTGATCGAGGCGATGCATCCCCGGGCGATCCATATCGGCCACGACGAAGCGTTCGGGTGGACCGTCGGGCAGGTGTCAAAATGGTTGAAGCTGGGTGAAGTCATGATCCCAGCGAATCTCTTTCTGCGGGATGTGGTGCGGGTGCACGATTATCTCAACAAGAAGGGGGTGGCGACCTGGATGTGGGCCGACATGGTCCTGAGTCCGACGGAATTCCCCGGCGCGCAGACGAGATCCCTGCATGGCATCGCGGACGGGTATGGAAAACCGCTCCGTGACCATCTTCCGCGGGACATTGTGATGTGTGACTGGCACTATGACGAGCAGGAGAATTTCCCGTCGATGGCTGTCATGCAAGGAGAAGGGTTTCGTGTCATCGGCGCGACCTGGAAACGGGAGTCGACGACGCGCAAATTCAGCCGGTATGCCTTAGCTCGGCACGCCTATGGCCTGATGGCGACCACTGGTGTACACGCGCAGCAGAACGATACTGACATGATCCACTGGATTATCCAGGCATCCGGGGCCTTGTTTCGCAATCCCGACGCCGTGGTGCCGCCAATGCCGGCGTCTGGCGGTTCTTCGGAAGGCAAGGGGTAA
- the galE gene encoding UDP-glucose 4-epimerase GalE, whose amino-acid sequence MILVTGGAGYIGSHTCVELLNAGSAVTVFDNFSNSHPEALARVQRITGKSLRLIRGDVRDRAALVAALRESGATSVIHFAGLKAVGESVEKPLSYYDNNVVGSLRLLEAMGECGVTTLVFSSSATVYGDPQRLPLTEDHPLSATNPYGRTKLMVEEILRDLQRSNQSWRIGILRYFNPVGAHASGLIGEDPQGMPNNLLPFVAQVAVGRREHLNVWGNDYSTPDGTGVRDYIHVVDLALGHLKALEALDGLDRPKDCLTVNLGTGNGYSVLEIVRAFEKASGKAVPYKVAPRRPGDVASCYADPGYALKSLGWRAARGLEDMCADAWRWQNTNPNGYAG is encoded by the coding sequence ATGATCTTGGTGACGGGGGGCGCCGGGTATATCGGTTCGCATACCTGTGTGGAACTGCTCAATGCCGGCTCGGCAGTGACCGTGTTCGATAACTTTTCCAATAGCCATCCTGAAGCCCTGGCGCGTGTGCAACGCATCACGGGAAAATCCCTGCGTCTGATTCGAGGCGACGTTCGGGATCGAGCGGCGCTGGTTGCGGCGCTTCGAGAGAGCGGCGCCACATCGGTGATTCACTTTGCCGGGTTGAAAGCCGTGGGTGAATCGGTCGAGAAGCCGCTGTCCTACTACGATAATAATGTGGTCGGGTCGCTGCGCCTTCTGGAAGCGATGGGGGAGTGCGGCGTCACCACACTCGTCTTCAGTTCGTCCGCGACCGTCTATGGAGATCCGCAGCGCTTGCCGTTGACCGAGGATCATCCTCTGTCCGCGACCAATCCGTACGGACGGACGAAGCTCATGGTGGAGGAGATCTTGCGCGACCTGCAGCGCAGCAACCAGTCCTGGCGAATCGGCATCCTGCGGTATTTCAATCCGGTCGGAGCGCACGCCAGCGGCTTGATCGGCGAAGATCCTCAGGGCATGCCGAATAATCTTCTCCCGTTTGTGGCGCAGGTGGCGGTCGGCCGGCGCGAACACCTGAATGTGTGGGGCAACGATTACTCCACCCCTGACGGAACCGGCGTGCGCGACTACATTCATGTGGTGGATTTGGCGCTCGGGCATCTCAAGGCGTTGGAAGCGCTGGATGGATTGGATCGCCCGAAGGACTGTCTGACGGTCAATCTCGGCACCGGGAACGGGTACAGTGTGCTGGAGATTGTCCGGGCCTTTGAGAAGGCCAGCGGAAAGGCGGTTCCCTACAAAGTTGCCCCGCGGCGTCCCGGCGATGTCGCCTCTTGTTATGCCGATCCCGGGTATGCCTTGAAGTCGTTGGGGTGGCGTGCGGCGCGCGGATTGGAGGACATGTGCGCCGATGCCTGGCGCTGGCAGAATACCAATCCGAACGGGTATGCGGGCTGA
- a CDS encoding DnaJ domain-containing protein: MPHDRNTNYYAILELSADATEADIKRAWHEQMQVWHPDRFVHSSALHKKAEARTQLINQAYQTLSEPTARARYDNSRQHPSAPPSPSRPAPPTRPQPAARPRQELRGPQTMLNVTRFSHPKIMVPAIHVLVDVHETQPYEFKGLIRIAGTRKQALPAGDYAIAEAPDIFCVERRRAEEFNTIVSNPSDNRPRFLRELEPLCAIPHRFLVIEGPLHSHHSAGRLGQYHRNGLIDFLDSITARFGIQIVQAENREEAEERVANLAAIHYAYHLAEQQGLGRCLTENDV; this comes from the coding sequence ATGCCGCACGACCGCAACACCAACTATTACGCCATCCTGGAACTGTCTGCTGACGCGACGGAAGCGGACATCAAACGCGCCTGGCATGAACAGATGCAGGTCTGGCACCCTGATCGCTTCGTACACTCGTCTGCGCTGCACAAGAAAGCCGAAGCTCGCACGCAACTCATCAATCAGGCCTATCAAACACTCAGTGAACCGACCGCACGCGCCCGCTACGATAACAGCAGGCAACATCCCTCAGCACCGCCGTCGCCTTCGCGACCTGCTCCGCCAACGCGCCCGCAACCAGCCGCACGCCCGCGCCAGGAGTTGCGCGGACCGCAAACGATGCTGAACGTCACGCGCTTCAGTCATCCCAAAATCATGGTCCCTGCCATTCATGTCCTGGTCGATGTGCACGAAACCCAGCCCTACGAATTCAAAGGCCTCATCCGGATCGCCGGAACCCGCAAGCAGGCCCTGCCGGCGGGTGACTACGCCATCGCGGAAGCGCCCGACATCTTCTGCGTCGAACGCCGGCGCGCGGAGGAATTCAATACCATTGTCTCGAATCCGTCCGACAATCGCCCGCGCTTTCTCCGTGAACTCGAGCCGCTTTGCGCCATTCCTCATCGGTTTCTCGTCATCGAAGGTCCGCTGCATTCCCATCACAGCGCGGGCCGGCTCGGACAGTATCATCGCAATGGCTTGATAGACTTTCTCGATTCCATCACAGCGCGATTTGGCATTCAGATAGTCCAGGCAGAGAACCGCGAAGAAGCCGAGGAACGCGTCGCCAATCTGGCCGCCATCCATTACGCGTACCACCTCGCGGAACAACAAGGCCTCGGCCGATGCCTCACGGAAAACGACGTCTGA
- a CDS encoding AAA family ATPase, with product MPLTTTVHDLRTLIRSSHPLIVIETVEEERVMTLLQSVAAQERMPLFEWSITRGLTRPEEGQGLSKLTATPLAVLQHLNGLTVEGLFWLKDLAPHLQDAAVARQLREVSQHFGRSRATCVMTGHPIALPLDLDRIAVRFDLQLPDREELHAMLQSVLQSLKTRTSPRRPTSTTVVQSLLNSMATPKATTAGPSDRDCEAILRALQGLTLHQARQVITQCVVEDGVLSADDVQTILTRKVQAIRDGGLLEYYPLEDNRFELGGFVNLKSWLERAKMGFTAEAKALNLTPPRGIMLVGVPGCGKSLAAKAIAREWQLPLLKLDAGRLFDKFIGESEKNFRKAIEMAESLSPIVLWIDEIEKAMSAGGGSGEADGGLSRRLFGAFLTWLQEKKLDVFVVATANNLSALPPELLRKGRFDEIFFVDLPDMDERTAIWSIHLSLRKQDRSHFDLPKLVDASHGFSGSEIEQAVVAGLYRALYHKQPLTTDLLIQELAHTVPLSVTRSEEINQLRATAQGRFVNVR from the coding sequence ATGCCTCTCACAACCACCGTGCACGATCTCCGCACCCTGATTCGCTCCTCTCACCCGCTCATTGTGATCGAGACCGTGGAAGAAGAGCGGGTGATGACCTTGCTGCAATCCGTCGCCGCCCAGGAACGGATGCCGCTCTTCGAATGGTCGATTACGCGAGGGCTCACCAGGCCCGAAGAAGGACAGGGCCTCAGTAAGCTGACCGCGACGCCCCTGGCCGTGCTTCAACATCTCAATGGATTGACCGTTGAAGGCCTTTTCTGGTTGAAGGATCTTGCGCCGCACTTGCAGGATGCCGCCGTCGCGCGCCAACTGCGTGAGGTGAGTCAGCACTTCGGCCGTTCACGCGCGACCTGTGTCATGACGGGACATCCCATCGCTTTGCCGCTCGACCTCGACCGGATTGCAGTGCGGTTCGACCTGCAGCTCCCGGATCGAGAGGAGTTGCACGCGATGCTTCAGAGTGTCCTGCAATCGTTGAAGACCAGAACGTCACCCCGTCGCCCAACATCGACCACCGTCGTACAGAGCCTGCTCAACTCCATGGCCACCCCCAAAGCCACGACGGCCGGTCCCTCCGACCGAGATTGCGAGGCCATCCTTCGCGCCTTACAAGGGCTGACCTTGCATCAGGCGCGGCAGGTCATCACCCAATGCGTCGTCGAGGATGGAGTGCTTTCCGCCGACGATGTGCAGACGATTCTCACGCGCAAGGTGCAAGCGATCAGAGACGGCGGCCTGCTGGAATATTATCCCTTGGAAGACAACCGGTTCGAACTGGGCGGATTCGTGAATCTGAAGTCCTGGCTGGAGCGGGCGAAGATGGGCTTCACGGCCGAGGCCAAGGCGCTCAACCTGACGCCGCCGCGCGGCATCATGCTGGTCGGTGTGCCGGGATGCGGCAAATCGCTCGCGGCCAAAGCGATTGCGCGCGAATGGCAATTGCCGCTGCTCAAGCTGGATGCGGGCCGGTTATTCGACAAATTCATCGGCGAATCCGAAAAGAACTTTCGCAAGGCCATCGAGATGGCCGAATCGCTGTCCCCGATCGTCCTGTGGATCGATGAAATTGAAAAGGCGATGTCGGCGGGAGGCGGCAGCGGAGAGGCGGATGGAGGCTTGAGCCGCCGGCTGTTCGGCGCCTTTCTCACGTGGCTGCAGGAAAAGAAGCTGGACGTCTTCGTCGTGGCGACCGCGAATAATCTCTCGGCTCTGCCGCCGGAATTGCTGCGCAAAGGTCGCTTTGACGAAATATTCTTCGTGGACCTGCCGGACATGGACGAACGTACCGCCATCTGGTCGATCCATCTGAGCCTTCGCAAACAAGACCGCTCGCACTTCGATCTTCCGAAACTCGTCGACGCCAGCCACGGATTCAGCGGTTCGGAAATCGAACAGGCCGTGGTGGCCGGTCTGTATCGCGCGCTGTATCACAAACAGCCGTTGACGACCGATCTTCTCATCCAAGAACTCGCCCATACCGTGCCGCTTTCGGTGACGCGGAGCGAAGAAATCAATCAGCTGCGAGCCACGGCTCAAGGCCGCTTCGTCAACGTGCGATAA
- a CDS encoding tetratricopeptide repeat protein, translating into MLILSGAMSAAATAFGEVPLQSEGQIAQHAKAAWEQGTLDLALDILNQGLQDHPQALTLHQLRGDMLATSRQTEAALQSYDRVLASRPSALNVRWAKWSVLVRSGQVEDAVSELRLIAGIDPHNPLMYLRLARELRKLDRLEEAFEAAKNAVELGPDMLNWRLALARARFDILDYEGAERDVQFVLERVSPGSPLELSAKNLLTVFFGSTERGRRFAPVMTPDANPKQLRDWSMIRAEGYRLFEAGRFQEAEPVYRELLRLNPMDPLANQHLSLILIGLGRCKEALAFSQPGAEFDPMDEEQTTTAFRVGQCLVELGRWEEAYMQFKTLYNATNELEKSTRDVQLPSGTRVLNKAMLMQWLDKVRLHVPEFAQEVDAEAEAQAAAARVNAAVTPIQPETELTAKAAEHLRPQNTLDAAASLVGRDADFAWFRFVIPAQKVMRDDSPTGAHDFIPLDPGISFPPTQPDIYLVFGLVTASYDEVPLAARCFKETAELTGTQPAVAQDRLIMSTNDQSGYFVLQRPATGWAPGLYRCGLFAGEETSAYTQVDEVRFRIIEPSRPS; encoded by the coding sequence ATGCTCATTCTATCCGGGGCGATGAGCGCGGCGGCCACAGCCTTCGGCGAAGTACCTCTGCAGTCGGAAGGCCAGATCGCCCAGCATGCCAAAGCCGCCTGGGAGCAGGGCACACTTGATCTTGCCCTCGATATTCTCAACCAGGGCCTCCAGGACCATCCCCAAGCCCTCACGCTGCATCAGTTGCGGGGCGACATGTTGGCCACGTCGCGGCAGACGGAGGCGGCCCTGCAATCCTATGACAGGGTTCTCGCGAGCCGCCCCTCCGCCCTGAATGTCCGTTGGGCCAAATGGAGCGTATTGGTGCGCTCGGGGCAGGTCGAGGATGCCGTCAGCGAACTCCGGCTCATTGCCGGGATCGACCCCCACAACCCACTCATGTACCTGCGACTTGCTCGGGAACTTCGAAAACTGGACCGACTGGAGGAAGCGTTCGAAGCCGCGAAGAACGCAGTAGAACTCGGGCCCGACATGCTCAACTGGCGCTTGGCCCTCGCCCGGGCGCGGTTCGACATTCTCGATTACGAAGGTGCGGAGCGGGATGTGCAATTCGTCCTCGAGCGAGTGTCGCCGGGATCCCCGCTTGAGCTTTCCGCCAAGAATTTGCTGACGGTGTTTTTCGGCTCCACGGAACGAGGCCGACGGTTTGCCCCGGTTATGACTCCGGATGCGAACCCGAAACAACTGCGGGACTGGTCGATGATTCGCGCGGAAGGCTATCGGCTGTTCGAAGCCGGACGATTTCAGGAAGCCGAACCGGTGTATCGAGAGCTGCTCCGCCTCAATCCGATGGACCCGCTGGCCAACCAGCACTTGAGCTTAATCCTGATAGGACTTGGCCGCTGCAAGGAGGCGCTCGCCTTCAGTCAGCCCGGCGCTGAATTCGACCCGATGGATGAGGAACAGACGACCACGGCCTTTCGCGTGGGCCAGTGCCTGGTGGAACTCGGCCGCTGGGAAGAGGCCTACATGCAATTCAAAACGCTGTACAATGCGACCAACGAATTGGAGAAATCGACGAGAGACGTCCAACTCCCGTCAGGGACCCGCGTCCTGAACAAGGCCATGTTGATGCAATGGTTGGACAAGGTTCGCCTACATGTGCCGGAATTCGCACAGGAGGTCGATGCCGAGGCCGAAGCACAAGCCGCGGCAGCACGGGTGAATGCGGCAGTCACGCCAATCCAGCCGGAAACGGAACTGACGGCCAAAGCCGCGGAACACTTGCGGCCACAAAACACGCTGGACGCGGCGGCCTCGTTGGTCGGCCGAGACGCCGACTTCGCCTGGTTCCGATTCGTCATCCCGGCTCAGAAAGTCATGCGCGATGATTCACCAACGGGAGCCCATGATTTCATTCCATTGGACCCCGGCATCAGTTTTCCCCCCACCCAACCCGACATCTACCTTGTTTTCGGGTTGGTAACCGCCTCTTACGACGAGGTGCCTCTGGCCGCCCGCTGTTTCAAGGAGACAGCCGAATTGACCGGCACCCAGCCGGCTGTGGCGCAGGACCGTCTGATCATGTCCACAAACGATCAGTCCGGCTATTTCGTGCTCCAGCGCCCGGCCACGGGATGGGCGCCGGGCCTCTATCGATGCGGGTTGTTCGCGGGAGAAGAGACGTCGGCCTATACGCAGGTCGATGAGGTACGGTTTCGTATCATTGAACCAAGCAGGCCGTCGTAA
- a CDS encoding 6-phosphofructokinase — protein MTQGDRRPMVAILVGGGPAPGINSVIGAATIRSILGGCDVIGIQDGFKWIMAGNRSKIKRLSIEDISRIHFSGGSYLGTARANPTQKMELLDACLASLDALGVTRLITIGGDDTAFSALKLEQRAQGRLQVVHVPKTIDNDLDLPHGIPTFGFQTARHIGVELVKSLMVDAETTSRWYFVVTMGRKAGHLALGIGKAAGATLTIIPEEFRRKPIRLKAIVDILAAAFIKRLAAGRSDGVAVLAEGLVEFLDQQDLNGLDDVERDQHGHVRLAEVNFGVVLKRAVEQELRAFGIKTTIVEKNIGYELRCADPISFDMEYTRDLGYCAAQFLLEGGNAAMVSIQNGRFIPIPFSEILDPATGRTRVRMVDVESESYVIARRYMIRLLAEDLSHPQEVVRLATTAGMAEDDFRKRFDYLLGKDL, from the coding sequence ATGACACAGGGTGATCGACGACCGATGGTGGCAATCCTGGTCGGCGGCGGGCCGGCTCCCGGGATCAACAGTGTGATCGGCGCCGCGACGATTCGCAGCATTCTCGGCGGGTGCGACGTGATCGGCATTCAGGATGGGTTCAAGTGGATCATGGCGGGCAACCGGAGCAAGATCAAGCGCTTGTCCATCGAAGATATCAGCCGCATCCACTTTAGTGGCGGGTCCTATTTGGGCACCGCGCGCGCCAATCCCACACAGAAGATGGAATTGCTCGACGCGTGCCTGGCCAGTCTCGACGCGTTGGGCGTGACGAGACTGATCACAATCGGTGGGGACGATACGGCGTTCTCGGCGCTCAAATTGGAACAACGGGCGCAAGGGCGCCTGCAGGTGGTGCATGTTCCCAAAACGATCGACAACGACCTCGATCTGCCGCATGGGATTCCGACATTCGGATTTCAGACCGCCCGCCATATCGGTGTGGAACTGGTGAAGAGCCTGATGGTCGATGCGGAGACGACCTCGCGCTGGTATTTCGTCGTGACGATGGGCCGCAAGGCCGGACACCTGGCGCTAGGCATCGGGAAGGCGGCGGGCGCGACGCTGACGATCATTCCGGAAGAATTTCGCCGGAAGCCCATTCGACTGAAAGCCATCGTCGATATTTTGGCGGCGGCCTTCATCAAGCGGCTCGCGGCAGGACGTTCTGACGGAGTGGCGGTGCTGGCGGAGGGGCTGGTTGAGTTTCTCGATCAACAGGATTTGAACGGATTGGACGATGTCGAGCGCGACCAGCATGGGCATGTGCGCCTGGCGGAAGTCAATTTCGGCGTCGTGCTGAAGCGCGCCGTGGAACAGGAACTGCGCGCCTTCGGTATTAAAACCACCATCGTCGAGAAGAACATTGGATATGAACTGCGGTGCGCGGACCCCATTTCCTTCGATATGGAGTACACGCGCGACCTTGGGTATTGTGCGGCGCAATTCCTGCTGGAAGGCGGCAATGCCGCAATGGTGTCCATTCAAAACGGCCGGTTCATTCCGATTCCGTTCAGTGAGATTTTGGATCCGGCGACCGGCCGCACCAGAGTCCGCATGGTGGATGTCGAATCGGAATCCTACGTCATCGCCCGCCGCTACATGATTCGCCTTTTGGCGGAAGACCTGAGCCATCCGCAAGAGGTGGTGCGTTTGGCGACCACCGCAGGCATGGCCGAGGATGATTTCCGGAAGCGGTTCGACTATCTATTGGGCAAGGATTTGTAA
- a CDS encoding response regulator transcription factor, producing MIEILVVDDNLQLRDTLRTILNKRPGFRVIGEAADGIAAAQLAQTLRPAVVLMDVGMSRMDGVEATRRIRALLPNTVVIGMSCHTSRDVESALRAVGANAFLPKELVPEKIFDVLTEQFARREPQP from the coding sequence ATGATCGAGATCCTCGTCGTCGACGACAATCTGCAATTGCGAGACACCCTGCGGACTATTCTGAACAAGCGGCCCGGGTTTCGGGTCATCGGTGAAGCTGCTGACGGCATCGCGGCCGCGCAGTTGGCTCAGACCCTGCGCCCAGCGGTGGTATTGATGGATGTGGGGATGTCCCGGATGGATGGAGTCGAAGCGACCCGACGTATTCGAGCGCTGCTTCCGAACACGGTCGTGATCGGGATGTCCTGTCACACGAGTCGGGATGTCGAATCGGCGTTGCGGGCGGTCGGCGCGAACGCATTCCTCCCGAAGGAACTGGTGCCGGAAAAGATCTTCGATGTGCTGACCGAACAATTCGCTCGCCGGGAGCCACAGCCGTAG